ACGGTTGGTGAGAATGTCATCGACGAGGGCGAACTTCGGGGCCAGGATCGCCCGGTGAGCACCCATGAGCTTGCGGACACCCTCGGCGTCCCCCAGGTACTTCGCGTGGCGCATCTGATTGACCTTGTCAGGGCCGATCGAGCGGATCCCCGCGTGGTCGAAGTACCAGTCCAGATTGGCCTTCGAGGAGGCCAGGAAGGACACACCGTCGCCGGCGAAGGTGATCTTGGACGTGGATGCCAGCTCGAAGACGCGATCCGGATTGCCAGCCTCCTCGGCCCACTGCAGCACCGGCAGCGGGGCAGGCTCGGCGTCGGTGAGGTGGTGCAGGGCGTAGGCGTTGTCCCACCATATGCGGAAATCGGGGGCAGCAGGCATCGACATCAGGGCGCGGACGGTCTGCTCGTCGTAGATGACGCCGTTGGGGTTGGCGTACATCGGCACCACCCACATGCCCTTGACCGACGGGTCAGCAGCCAACCTGGCGACCTCGTCGACGTTGGGGCCATGCTCTCCCAGTTCCACCGGGATCATCTCGATGCCGAGGTGCTCGCAGATAACGAAGTGGCGGTCATAGCCGGGGACCGGGGCGATGAACTTGACGTTGCGGCCAAACCACGGCTTCTCGCCAGCGATGCCGTGGACGACGGCGTACATCGCGAGATCGTGCATGATCGACAGGCTCGAGTTGTCGGCGGCGATGATGTGGTCGACGTCGACCCCCAGCAGCTCACCGAAGATGCGGCGGATCTCGGGCAGTCCGCGTTTGCCTCCGTAGTTGCGGATGTCCTGTCCATCCTCGGCGTGAGCAGGCACATCCATCGTCAGCAGGTCCGCGTTGAGGTCAAGCTGTGCCGAGGAGGGCTTGCCGCGGGTGATGTCGAGACGGACACCACGGGCGACGAGCTCAGCATGCTCGCTGCTGAGCTGCTCGTGTAGGGCGGACAGGTCATCATGGGACAAGTCGGTCAGCGGAGTCGTCATAGATCAATTCTGACCCTTGGGCCCACCACCACGACAGGCGACCCTCCAAACCACGCCAGGCGCGGTTGGAGGGTCGTCAGTCTGATTGGGTATTCGCCGCCCTCAGATGGTGCACCCGACGAGGCGCGGCTCGGGCACCAGGGTGAT
The genomic region above belongs to Cutibacterium equinum and contains:
- a CDS encoding aminotransferase class I/II-fold pyridoxal phosphate-dependent enzyme produces the protein MTTPLTDLSHDDLSALHEQLSSEHAELVARGVRLDITRGKPSSAQLDLNADLLTMDVPAHAEDGQDIRNYGGKRGLPEIRRIFGELLGVDVDHIIAADNSSLSIMHDLAMYAVVHGIAGEKPWFGRNVKFIAPVPGYDRHFVICEHLGIEMIPVELGEHGPNVDEVARLAADPSVKGMWVVPMYANPNGVIYDEQTVRALMSMPAAPDFRIWWDNAYALHHLTDAEPAPLPVLQWAEEAGNPDRVFELASTSKITFAGDGVSFLASSKANLDWYFDHAGIRSIGPDKVNQMRHAKYLGDAEGVRKLMGAHRAILAPKFALVDDILTNRLGGRGVATWTHPSGGYFVTLDVMDGTAARVVSLAKEAGISLTPAGASHPLGHDPHDRTIRLAPSFPGMDELREAMEGVATCVLLAAADKLLTA